A section of the Leptospira semungkisensis genome encodes:
- a CDS encoding sulfate ABC transporter substrate-binding protein: MKSKFFRSLAILLVSGVATFSVYADDVLLNVSFDPTRELYEEVNKQFVDSWKKKTGKALTIQQSHGGSGKQARAVIDGLEADVVTLALAYDIDSIVTNSGAVSKDWEKSFPHHSVPYYSTIVFLVRKGNPKAIKDWDDVVKPGIGVITPNPKTSGGARWNYLAAWGFAKKKYGTEEKATEFVKALYKNTSVLDTGARGSTTTFVQRGIGDVLLAWENEAELAISESKKANGGNSQLEVVYPSASILAETPVAVVEKVTNKKGTTELAKAYLNFLYTKEGQEIIAKHFFRPNDAAVLKANASKFPKVNLFDVRSIEGSWAAAHKKHFADGGLFDSIYGEAKK, translated from the coding sequence ATGAAATCTAAATTCTTCCGATCCTTAGCGATCTTACTAGTAAGCGGCGTTGCTACCTTCTCCGTATATGCGGACGATGTTCTATTGAACGTTTCCTTTGATCCGACCCGCGAGCTTTACGAAGAAGTAAACAAGCAGTTCGTCGATTCTTGGAAGAAGAAGACAGGTAAGGCACTTACCATCCAGCAATCCCATGGAGGATCCGGTAAGCAAGCGAGAGCCGTAATCGACGGACTCGAAGCAGACGTGGTAACTCTTGCACTAGCTTATGATATCGATAGCATCGTTACTAATTCAGGTGCAGTTTCAAAAGACTGGGAGAAGTCCTTCCCTCATCATTCTGTTCCTTATTACTCAACCATCGTTTTCTTGGTGAGAAAAGGAAATCCTAAAGCAATCAAAGACTGGGACGATGTTGTAAAACCTGGGATCGGTGTGATCACTCCTAACCCTAAGACATCCGGTGGAGCTCGCTGGAACTATCTCGCCGCTTGGGGATTCGCTAAGAAGAAGTACGGAACAGAAGAGAAAGCAACCGAGTTTGTTAAGGCTCTTTATAAGAACACTTCCGTTCTGGACACTGGAGCAAGAGGTTCCACAACTACATTCGTTCAAAGAGGAATCGGAGACGTTCTTCTGGCTTGGGAGAATGAAGCAGAACTCGCTATCTCCGAATCCAAAAAAGCAAACGGTGGAAACTCTCAATTAGAAGTAGTCTATCCAAGCGCGAGTATTCTCGCAGAAACTCCAGTTGCTGTCGTTGAGAAAGTGACGAACAAAAAAGGAACCACTGAATTAGCAAAGGCTTACTTGAACTTCTTATACACTAAAGAAGGACAAGAGATCATCGCTAAGCATTTCTTCCGTCCAAACGACGCAGCTGTATTGAAAGCAAATGCTTCCAAATTCCCTAAGGTAAATCTATTCGATGTAAGAAGCATTGAAGGTTCTTGGGCGGCTGCTCATAAGAAACATTTTGCAGATGGCGGTCTATTTGATTCCATCTATGGCGAAGCTAAGAAGTAA
- the cysW gene encoding sulfate ABC transporter permease subunit CysW has translation MRHSEPIWIRILLIGSVLLLAGIILFLPIATVFMEAFSGGWQAYLQGLQDSDTISAMIMTLKVAAIAVPLNTIFGLIAAFLLTRFEFPGKNVLLTIIDSPFAVSPVISGLIFLLVFGKQGWLGDTLEEWNIKIVFNTPGLVIATIFITLPFVARELIPLMQSQGKEEEEAGILLGASLRQTFLKIIIPNIKWGLLYGLILCNARAMGEFGAVSVLSGHIRGKTNTLPLQIEMLYNEYNSIGAFSAASILVFLSLLTLILKSILERNLHSKKEEKDPDEEINSSTSGGSEPQKNVPDFQI, from the coding sequence ATGAGACATTCCGAACCTATCTGGATCCGTATACTTTTGATCGGCTCCGTATTACTTCTCGCAGGAATCATACTCTTTCTTCCTATCGCAACCGTTTTCATGGAAGCGTTCTCGGGAGGTTGGCAAGCGTATTTGCAGGGATTGCAGGATTCTGACACGATCTCTGCGATGATCATGACATTGAAGGTGGCAGCAATCGCCGTGCCTTTGAATACGATCTTCGGACTCATCGCAGCATTCCTTCTGACTAGATTCGAATTTCCCGGAAAGAATGTGCTCTTGACGATCATCGATTCTCCATTTGCAGTTTCTCCTGTGATCTCAGGTCTTATCTTTCTACTTGTATTCGGAAAACAAGGCTGGCTCGGAGACACATTAGAAGAATGGAATATTAAAATCGTATTCAATACGCCAGGCCTAGTGATCGCTACTATCTTCATCACATTGCCATTCGTAGCAAGAGAGCTGATTCCTCTTATGCAAAGCCAAGGCAAGGAAGAAGAGGAAGCTGGGATCCTTTTGGGAGCCTCTCTCAGACAAACTTTTTTGAAGATCATCATCCCTAATATAAAATGGGGACTTCTTTACGGATTAATTTTATGTAATGCAAGAGCCATGGGAGAATTCGGAGCGGTGTCCGTTCTTTCAGGCCATATCAGAGGAAAAACAAATACACTTCCTCTTCAGATCGAAATGTTGTACAATGAATACAACTCTATCGGCGCCTTCTCCGCTGCTTCTATCCTTGTATTTCTTTCCTTACTCACTTTGATCTTAAAATCCATCTTAGAGAGAAACCTTCATTCTAAAAAAGAGGAGAAGGATCCGGACGAAGAGATCAACTCTTCAACTTCCGGCGGATCGGAACCACAGAAGAATGTTCCGGATTTCCAAATTTAG
- the cysT gene encoding sulfate ABC transporter permease subunit CysT: MKLIFRPYSKTSFGLSFGLTVFYLSCFVVIPLSALVFKSANLGWAGLLSVFSEDRIQKALLLSFGAGGVAAIINLFVGFLFAWVLVRYDFPGKRILDSLVDLPFTLPTAVAGIALTTIYSPKGWIGQFFEPLGIKIAYTPAGIVIALVFIGFPFVVRTVQPILEELPKELEESAFCLGASRFQTFTKVILPELVPSLLTGTSMAFARGIGEYGSVVFISGNLPGKTEILPLLIVTKLEQYEYAKATGIALLMLVLSFAIMFGINYFQNKASRRLG, from the coding sequence TTGAAACTGATCTTTCGCCCTTATTCTAAAACGAGTTTTGGTCTTTCTTTCGGCCTAACCGTATTTTATCTGAGTTGTTTCGTAGTTATTCCCTTATCCGCACTCGTATTCAAATCCGCAAATCTGGGATGGGCTGGATTACTTTCCGTCTTTTCAGAAGATAGGATCCAAAAGGCTCTGCTCCTGAGTTTCGGTGCAGGAGGAGTCGCTGCCATTATCAATTTGTTCGTAGGATTCTTATTTGCTTGGGTATTAGTTCGTTATGATTTTCCGGGCAAGAGGATATTGGATTCCTTAGTGGATCTTCCTTTCACTCTTCCTACTGCAGTAGCAGGGATAGCATTAACTACGATCTATTCTCCTAAAGGTTGGATCGGACAATTCTTTGAACCTCTGGGTATCAAGATCGCCTATACTCCTGCAGGGATTGTGATCGCACTCGTATTTATCGGATTTCCATTCGTTGTCCGCACAGTACAACCTATCTTAGAAGAACTTCCGAAGGAATTAGAAGAGAGTGCATTCTGCTTAGGTGCGAGTCGTTTTCAAACATTCACAAAAGTAATTCTGCCGGAGCTTGTTCCTTCTCTTTTAACAGGCACGAGTATGGCATTTGCCAGAGGAATTGGAGAATACGGTTCCGTTGTATTCATTTCAGGAAATTTACCTGGAAAGACGGAGATCCTTCCCTTACTCATTGTTACTAAACTAGAACAGTATGAGTATGCAAAGGCGACAGGGATCGCATTACTGATGTTAGTTCTATCCTTTGCAATCATGTTCGGAATCAATTACTTTCAGAACAAGGCTTCTAGGAGGCTAGGATGA
- a CDS encoding PP2C family protein-serine/threonine phosphatase, whose amino-acid sequence MELKSHDLETQGPVLLSGLWKFRWLFWKSFGSEDQGTYEMLPVPASWNGKNGTRLGEGYGTYELTIKLNRDYGELALLVQEQSSSYFLYVDGKLLASCGEVEFPNATDSTIFEVKPAWCTRFVTFYPQGDEVRVDMQIANKEHRLGGFWAPMRFGTAKNLSQVWHGERFMDVFLAGGLFCIGLLHLIFAVVRRGEAASFYFGLYCLIMAIRGIFAGTRVISEYLDFIKYSHFIRIEYITFYLAIPVFLNYILSVFPRELKRILVDLVWWIAAGACLVVLIFPVRIFTYTVTIYYLVAFLAGTLGLFSLTKAALRKRKGALIILAGFVFVYAALIHDILYATFFLDTGYFTNIGAFIFLIAQSVFLSIRSSDNLDRLLDLSRNLEKRVEERTKQLRNALRLIQNDLNIAREIQKGLLNLEDGSDRLIGGVRFRILHKPLAEVGGDLYDIVELSDGRIRIFLADATGHGIQAALITILIRSVYEDLRWKEGTPGSILSEMGSEFHGKYGNVATYFSAAILEISPNREKLTLSLAGAPPILVQTQDEEHVVECENPLVGLLQSFQFTDREIPLTKHYRILSFTDGLTESARLPGDFFGMERVLASLRMGGTQNLQDLLSTIHSDLQKFLGSAEPKDDLLLIGIEDQRN is encoded by the coding sequence TTGGAATTAAAATCCCATGATCTAGAGACCCAAGGTCCCGTATTATTATCCGGACTCTGGAAATTCCGTTGGTTATTTTGGAAGAGCTTTGGATCGGAAGACCAAGGCACATACGAAATGCTTCCTGTTCCTGCTTCTTGGAACGGAAAGAACGGAACTAGATTGGGAGAAGGATACGGAACCTACGAACTCACAATCAAATTAAACAGAGACTACGGAGAATTGGCTCTTCTAGTGCAAGAGCAGAGTTCTTCCTACTTCTTGTATGTGGATGGCAAGTTACTCGCGTCCTGCGGAGAAGTAGAATTCCCTAATGCAACCGATAGCACTATATTCGAAGTCAAGCCTGCTTGGTGCACTAGATTCGTAACATTCTATCCACAAGGCGACGAGGTCCGAGTGGATATGCAGATCGCTAACAAGGAGCATCGACTCGGAGGCTTTTGGGCTCCGATGAGATTTGGGACGGCAAAGAATTTATCCCAGGTCTGGCACGGAGAAAGATTCATGGATGTCTTTCTCGCAGGAGGGCTTTTTTGCATAGGACTACTGCATTTGATCTTTGCGGTAGTGAGAAGGGGAGAGGCCGCCTCTTTTTATTTCGGATTGTACTGTCTTATCATGGCCATAAGAGGCATCTTTGCCGGAACGAGAGTCATTTCAGAATATCTTGATTTTATAAAGTATTCTCATTTTATAAGGATCGAATATATTACTTTCTATCTTGCGATCCCAGTCTTCTTGAACTATATTCTTTCCGTATTCCCTAGAGAATTAAAAAGGATCCTAGTAGATCTGGTCTGGTGGATCGCTGCGGGTGCCTGTTTAGTTGTGCTTATCTTTCCTGTGCGGATTTTTACGTATACGGTTACGATCTATTATCTGGTTGCCTTTCTTGCCGGAACATTAGGGCTATTCTCTCTTACAAAAGCCGCATTGAGAAAAAGAAAAGGGGCTCTAATCATTCTTGCCGGGTTCGTGTTCGTGTATGCTGCATTGATCCACGATATCTTATATGCTACCTTCTTCTTAGATACCGGATATTTTACGAATATAGGTGCATTTATCTTTCTGATCGCTCAATCCGTGTTCTTATCCATTCGTAGTTCGGATAACCTGGACAGACTCTTGGATCTTTCTAGAAACCTAGAAAAGAGAGTAGAGGAAAGAACAAAGCAATTGAGAAATGCCCTTCGCTTGATCCAAAACGATCTGAATATCGCAAGAGAGATCCAAAAGGGGCTCTTGAATCTTGAGGATGGTTCGGATCGACTGATTGGAGGAGTTCGATTTAGAATATTACACAAACCTCTTGCAGAAGTAGGAGGAGATCTTTACGATATAGTAGAATTATCTGATGGAAGGATCCGTATCTTTCTTGCGGATGCGACAGGACACGGGATCCAAGCTGCACTCATTACCATCCTGATCCGAAGCGTGTATGAGGATCTGAGATGGAAGGAAGGAACTCCTGGTAGTATATTATCCGAAATGGGTTCCGAATTTCATGGAAAGTACGGGAATGTTGCCACTTACTTCTCAGCGGCAATCTTAGAGATCTCACCGAATCGAGAAAAGTTAACCCTCTCTTTAGCGGGAGCTCCTCCTATACTAGTCCAAACACAAGATGAGGAGCATGTGGTGGAATGCGAGAATCCTCTCGTGGGGCTATTGCAGAGTTTTCAATTTACGGATCGAGAGATTCCTCTTACGAAACACTATAGGATCTTGAGCTTTACGGATGGATTAACTGAGTCCGCGAGACTTCCCGGAGACTTCTTCGGAATGGAAAGAGTATTGGCTTCTCTCCGAATGGGAGGGACTCAGAATTTACAGGATCTTCTTTCGACCATTCATTCCGATTTGCAAAAGTTTTTAGGAAGTGCTGAACCCAAAGACGATTTACTCTTAATCGGTATAGAGGATCAGAGAAACTAA